Proteins encoded in a region of the Megalops cyprinoides isolate fMegCyp1 chromosome 3, fMegCyp1.pri, whole genome shotgun sequence genome:
- the LOC118775376 gene encoding kelch-like protein 13 isoform X3 has protein sequence MEHPAHRGETMSIGLHDRSLVEDDDPHMKVSLGSEMGVSAHLQASKTGNTRFFTSNTQSSVVLQGFDQLRIEGLLCDVTLVPGDGDEAFPVHRAMMASSSDYFKAMFTGGMKEQDLMCIKLHGVNRIGLKKIIDFIYTAKLSLNMENLQDTLEAASFLQILPVLDFCKVFLISGVSLDNCVEVGRIANTYNLTEVDKYVNDFILKNFPSLLGTGEFVKLPFERLAFVLSSNGLKHCSELDLFKAACRWLRYDDGRMEHAAKLMKNIRFPLMSPQDLINHVQTVDFMRTNNTCVNLLLEASNYQMMPYMQPVMQSERTAIRSDSAHLVTLGGVLRQQLVVSKELRLFDEKAHEWKALAPMDAPRYQHGIAVIGNFLYVVGGQSNYDTKGKTAVDTVFRYDPRCNKWMQVSCLNEKRTFFHLSALKGHLYAVGGRNAAGELATVECYNPRTNEWTYVAKMNEPHYGHAGTVYGGFMYISGGITHDTFQKELMCFDPDVDKWTQKAPMTTVRGLHCMCTVADRLYVIGGNHFRGTSDYDDVLSCEYYSPALDLWTPIAAMLRGQSDVGVAVFENKIYVVGGYSWNNRCMVEIVQKYDPEMDEWHKVFDLPESLGGIRACTLTVFPPEDMGGSPSRESPLSAP, from the exons GGATTCGACCAGCTGAGGATAGAGGGATTACTCTGCGACGTAACCCTAGTGCCGGGAGACGGAGACGAAGCTTTTCCAGTTCACCGTGCAATGATGGCCTCCTCCAGCGACTACTTCAAAGCCATGTTCACAG GTGGAATGAAGGAACAAGACTTAATGTGCATCAAGCTCCACGGCGTTAACCGAATAGGCCTGAAGAAAATCATCGATTTCATATACACAGCCAAGCTCTCCCTTAACATGGAGAACCTGCAGGACACCCTGGAGGCAGCCAGCTTCCTCCAGATCCTCCCTGTACTGGATTTCTGCAAAGTCTTTCTCATATCGGGG GTCTCCCTGGACAACTGCGTGGAGGTGGGCCGCATCGCCAACACGTACAACCTCACCGAGGTGGACAAGTACGTCAACGACTTCATCCTGAAGAACTTCCCCTCGCTGCTGGGCACGGGGGAGTTCGTCAAGCTGCCCTTTGAGCGGCTGGCCTTCGTGCTCTCCAGCAACGGCCTGAAGCACTGCAGCGAGCTGGACCTGTTCAAGGCGGCCTGCCGCTGGCTGCGCTACGACGACGGCCGCATGGAGCACGCCGCCAAGCTGATGAAGAACATCCGCTTCCCGCTCATGAGCCCGCAGGACCTCATCAACCACGTGCAGACGGTGGACTTCATGCGCACCAACAACACCTGCGTCAACCTCCTGCTGGAGGCCAGCAACTATCAGATGATGCCCTACATGCAGCCCGTGATGCAGTCAGAGCGCACGGCCATCCGCTCTGACTCCGCCCACCTGGTGACGCTGGGCGGGGTCCTGCGGCAGCAGCTGGTGGTCAGCAAGGAGCTCCGCCTCTTCGACGAGAAGGCCCACGAGTGGAAGGCGCTGGCGCCCATGGACGCGCCGCGCTACCAGCACGGCATCGCCGTCATCGGCAACTTCCTGTACGTGGTGGGCGGCCAGAGCAACTACGACACCAAAGGAAAGACAGCGGTGGACACTGTGTTCCGCTACGACCCGCGCTGCAACAAGTGGATGCAGGTCTCCTGCCTCAACGAGAAGCGCACCTTCTTCCACCTAAGTGCCCTCAAGGGACACCTCTATGCAGTGGGTGGGCGGAACGCTGCGGGAGAACTGG CCACGGTGGAGTGCTACAACCCCAGAACAAACGAGTGGACATACGTTGCCAAAATGAACGAACCTCATTACGGCCACGCGGGCACGGTGTATGGGGGATTCATGTACATTTCAG GTGGAATCACACACGACACTTTCCAGAAGGAGCTGATGTGCTTCGACCCGGACGTGGACAAATGGACGCAGAAGGCCCCCATGACCACGGTGCGAGGCCTGCACTGCATGTGCACGGTGGCCGACAGACTGTACGTGATCGGCGGGAACCACTTCCGCGGCACCAGCGACTATGACGACGTGCTGAGCTGCGAGTACTACTCGCCGGCGCTGGACCTGTGGACGCCCATCGCCGCCATGCTGCGGGGGCAGAGCGACGTGGGCGTGGCCGTCTTCGAGAACAAGATCTACGTGGTGGGCGGCTACTCCTGGAACAACCGCTGCATGGTGGAGATCGTGCAGAAGTACGACCCGGAGATGGACGAGTGGCACAAGGTGTTCGACCTGCCCGAGTCGCTGGGCGGAATACGCGCCTGCACCCTCACCGTCTTCCCCCCTGAGGACATGGGCGGCTCGCCATCGCGGGAGtcacccctctctgccccttga